Proteins encoded within one genomic window of Prauserella marina:
- a CDS encoding alpha/beta fold hydrolase yields MSYTTSRDGTRISYDILGRRGPALVLVGGGLDDGGENIPLGEWLASRFTVVNYSRRGRGGSGDTAPYAVQREIEDLAAVIEATGSGPAHLFGASSGGALALEATAAGLPINRVAVHEVPYQTTEDMVAAWHDYTRELADTLYAGDMAGALRLFMRLAGASGEQITAAESTPMWPGLLSLAPTLRYDAACIGAGPPPRDRLARVTQPVLLTTSIAGDVHMAGLPADYFGSAADAAAACLPSGQHVTIPATGHVADPAHLGPVLTAFFLEKE; encoded by the coding sequence ATGTCCTACACGACCTCGCGCGACGGGACCCGCATCAGCTACGACATTCTCGGTCGCCGAGGCCCGGCGCTCGTGCTCGTCGGTGGCGGGCTGGACGACGGCGGTGAGAACATCCCGCTCGGCGAATGGCTGGCCTCGCGCTTCACGGTAGTCAACTACAGCCGCCGGGGCCGCGGCGGCAGCGGCGACACCGCACCTTACGCGGTACAACGCGAGATCGAGGATCTCGCCGCCGTCATCGAAGCCACGGGAAGCGGTCCGGCCCACCTCTTCGGAGCTTCATCCGGCGGTGCGCTCGCTCTCGAAGCGACCGCCGCCGGACTTCCGATCAACCGGGTCGCCGTCCACGAGGTGCCCTATCAGACCACTGAGGACATGGTCGCCGCCTGGCACGACTACACTCGCGAACTCGCCGACACGCTGTACGCGGGCGACATGGCAGGTGCGCTACGACTGTTCATGCGCCTGGCCGGCGCTTCCGGCGAACAAATCACAGCCGCGGAATCCACGCCGATGTGGCCGGGTCTGCTCTCCCTCGCCCCGACACTCCGCTACGACGCCGCCTGCATCGGCGCCGGTCCCCCACCCCGCGACCGGCTGGCCCGAGTGACCCAACCGGTGTTGCTGACCACCAGTATCGCGGGCGATGTCCACATGGCTGGGCTGCCCGCCGACTACTTCGGCAGTGCGGCGGACGCCGCTGCCGCCTGCCTGCCCTCGGGACAGCACGTCACGATTCCCGCCACCGGGCACGTCGCCGATCCGGCTCACCTCGGCCCCGTCCTCACGGCGTTCTTTCTTGAGAAGGAGTGA
- a CDS encoding mannitol dehydrogenase family protein translates to MTNSGGVHTPTYDRAEVSAGILHFGVGNFHRSHQAAYLDRLLRQGKARDWGIVGVGLFPRDERLGEILRAQDFTYTLVELGGDGHRTATRIASIVDFLHAPSEPDRVREHLASPGIRIVSLTITEGGYNTSDVTGEFDTADPGILADVGARNPRTVFGILAEGLHLRRERGLAPFTVVSCDNVPGNGEVTRRALVAFARLAYGEEFAGWIEDTVSFPDSMVDRITPVTTDAERALVRDTFGIEDGWPVVCEPFTQWVFEDDFPLGRPPWEDAGAQPVADVAPYELMKIRLLNGSHQAIAHTGLLRGHTYVHEAMADPEVTGLVRRYLAEAVRTLRPVPGIDLDQYLTELTERFANPNIRDTLARIATDASDRLPKFLVPVATRLSREGEPAPASASVLAAWAVRTVRNLSEGGPLDDRQAERLAAAARAAGTDPAGFLGNREWFGDLGDDKRFTADFRAAYDYYGRG, encoded by the coding sequence ATGACGAACAGTGGTGGCGTGCACACGCCGACGTACGACCGAGCGGAGGTCAGCGCGGGGATCCTGCACTTCGGAGTCGGGAACTTCCACCGGTCGCACCAGGCCGCCTACCTCGACCGGCTGCTGCGGCAGGGCAAGGCACGCGACTGGGGAATCGTCGGGGTCGGCCTGTTCCCGCGCGACGAGCGGCTGGGCGAGATCCTGCGTGCCCAGGACTTCACCTACACGCTCGTCGAACTCGGCGGCGACGGCCACCGGACCGCGACCCGCATCGCCTCGATCGTCGACTTCCTGCACGCACCGTCCGAACCGGACCGGGTGCGGGAACACCTTGCCTCACCCGGCATTCGCATCGTGTCGCTGACCATCACCGAGGGCGGCTACAACACCTCCGACGTCACGGGCGAATTCGATACCGCCGACCCCGGCATTCTCGCGGACGTGGGCGCGCGGAATCCCCGTACCGTTTTCGGGATCCTCGCCGAGGGACTGCACCTGCGCCGCGAAAGGGGGCTCGCGCCGTTCACCGTGGTCTCCTGCGACAACGTGCCCGGTAACGGCGAAGTCACCCGCCGTGCGCTGGTCGCGTTCGCGCGGCTGGCCTACGGCGAGGAATTCGCCGGCTGGATCGAGGACACGGTGTCCTTTCCGGACAGTATGGTCGACCGCATCACCCCGGTGACCACCGACGCCGAGCGCGCGCTGGTGCGCGACACGTTCGGCATCGAAGACGGCTGGCCCGTCGTCTGCGAACCGTTCACCCAATGGGTCTTCGAAGACGACTTCCCTCTCGGCAGGCCACCGTGGGAGGACGCGGGTGCGCAACCCGTCGCCGACGTCGCCCCTTACGAGCTCATGAAGATCCGCCTGCTCAACGGCAGTCACCAGGCCATCGCGCACACCGGGCTGCTGCGCGGTCACACCTACGTCCACGAGGCCATGGCGGACCCGGAGGTCACCGGGCTCGTCCGGCGTTACCTCGCCGAAGCGGTCCGCACGTTGCGTCCCGTTCCCGGCATCGACCTCGATCAGTACCTGACCGAACTCACGGAGCGATTCGCCAACCCGAACATCCGCGACACGCTCGCCAGGATCGCCACCGACGCCAGTGACCGGCTGCCGAAGTTCCTCGTGCCCGTCGCGACGCGACTGTCCCGCGAGGGCGAGCCCGCACCGGCGTCGGCGAGCGTGCTCGCCGCGTGGGCCGTCCGAACGGTAAGGAACCTGAGCGAGGGAGGACCGCTCGACGACAGGCAAGCCGAACGCCTCGCCGCTGCCGCGCGGGCCGCCGGCACCGACCCCGCCGGGTTCCTCGGAAACCGGGAATGGTTCGGCGACCTCGGCGACGACAAGCGCTTCACGGCCGACTTCCGCGCTGCCTACGACTACTACGGTCGCGGCTGA
- a CDS encoding DUF6772 family protein, translated as MTSTGFFNPLPHVLVADDFDRGMSGWLDLRPNFVAPGFREHSDDIDLIHWGPAMLSSATFAFGGTHGSAQGTYSLKVSSRASAAPPDQPPAPGSMGLAIKRLAVPPGVRRVRIEALVAYKAEQDRPGLGVNDVRAFGLFVDLQDEVHRYMPGVRYVNAVAGEPVRRWQFYSPAEVTDEQWSYGTDGWHKAGIDPQWFGARRADGSTVATTWFADGRQHLIYNESDDKLNWMPLSLTVDLETRSYERFQVGNRLLTFPEGARPTLARAYNDIEGLLNPVFFVEADTDRRVSLFVDSVVISAEKREDS; from the coding sequence ATGACAAGCACCGGCTTCTTCAATCCCCTTCCACATGTCCTGGTCGCCGACGACTTCGACAGGGGAATGAGCGGATGGCTCGACCTGCGTCCGAACTTCGTCGCCCCCGGCTTCCGCGAGCATTCCGACGACATCGATCTGATCCATTGGGGACCGGCGATGCTCAGCTCGGCGACGTTCGCCTTCGGTGGCACCCATGGCTCCGCGCAGGGCACCTATTCGCTCAAAGTGTCCAGTCGGGCCTCGGCGGCGCCGCCGGACCAGCCGCCCGCCCCGGGGTCGATGGGGCTGGCGATCAAACGGCTCGCCGTCCCGCCTGGGGTCCGGCGCGTGCGGATCGAGGCGCTCGTGGCCTACAAGGCCGAACAGGACCGGCCCGGCCTCGGAGTGAACGACGTGCGGGCGTTCGGGCTCTTCGTCGACCTACAGGACGAGGTGCACCGCTACATGCCGGGCGTGCGGTATGTGAACGCCGTGGCCGGTGAACCGGTGCGGCGCTGGCAGTTCTACAGTCCTGCCGAGGTCACCGACGAACAATGGAGCTACGGGACGGACGGGTGGCACAAGGCGGGGATCGATCCACAATGGTTCGGTGCTCGCCGCGCCGACGGTTCGACCGTCGCCACGACCTGGTTCGCCGACGGCAGGCAGCATCTCATCTACAACGAGTCCGACGACAAGCTGAACTGGATGCCGCTTTCGCTTACCGTCGATCTCGAAACTCGCTCCTACGAGCGGTTCCAGGTGGGAAACCGGCTGCTGACCTTTCCCGAGGGAGCGCGTCCCACGCTGGCGCGGGCATACAACGACATCGAGGGCCTGCTGAACCCGGTGTTCTTCGTCGAGGCCGACACCGACCGGCGCGTCTCGCTTTTCGTGGACTCCGTCGTCATTTCCGCGGAGAAGAGGGAAGACTCGTGA
- a CDS encoding MFS transporter: MTFRINKATIGATVGTALEWYDFSLYATASAVVFPAVFFPSGDPFLATLASFATFAVGFFARPVGGVIIGILGDRYGRRQMLFLTLVLMGISSALIGFIPNYASIGVAAPVLLIVLRILQGFGAGGEYAGATLLAAEHSQTSSRGLNAALPGAGNAAGALLATGVLTLLNTTMSREAFLSWGWRVAFIASILVCVAGVVIRLRVPESPEFEGSKEKKDVPRVPLSELFRSSGRKIPFAMLASIGPNVASYLPSVYALTYLASVVGAPEWIGLTGIMIGNFLKLLTIPVAGWLSDRFGRRPVFLSGAIGAAVLIYPFFFLLNTGTPVLVWIGLVLIFTLCNDAMLAAQSGFMSELFDVRYRYTGVTFSREITGALVGGTLPFVAAALTEVAGGAYWLVALYCLVLMALAALGMFLLPETRALVAPRTAAAREER, from the coding sequence ATGACGTTTCGAATCAACAAGGCGACCATCGGGGCGACCGTAGGCACGGCGCTGGAATGGTACGACTTCTCCCTCTACGCGACAGCGAGCGCGGTCGTGTTCCCCGCGGTCTTCTTCCCTTCGGGTGACCCGTTTTTGGCGACGCTGGCCTCGTTCGCGACCTTCGCGGTGGGGTTCTTCGCGCGGCCCGTCGGCGGGGTGATCATCGGCATCCTCGGTGACCGGTACGGGCGCCGCCAGATGCTGTTCCTCACCCTGGTTCTGATGGGGATCTCCTCGGCGCTCATCGGATTCATCCCGAACTACGCCTCGATCGGCGTCGCGGCTCCCGTACTGCTGATCGTGTTGAGAATCCTCCAGGGGTTCGGTGCCGGTGGCGAGTACGCGGGCGCCACATTGCTGGCCGCCGAACATTCCCAGACCTCCTCGCGCGGGCTGAACGCGGCACTTCCTGGCGCAGGCAACGCCGCGGGAGCCCTGCTGGCGACCGGTGTGCTGACGTTGCTGAACACCACCATGTCACGGGAGGCGTTCCTGTCCTGGGGATGGCGGGTGGCGTTCATCGCCAGCATCCTGGTGTGCGTCGCGGGCGTCGTGATCCGCCTTCGCGTTCCGGAGAGCCCCGAGTTCGAGGGCTCCAAGGAGAAAAAGGACGTTCCGAGGGTGCCGCTTTCGGAGCTGTTCCGCTCCTCCGGCCGCAAGATCCCGTTCGCGATGCTCGCCAGTATCGGCCCCAACGTGGCCAGCTACCTTCCCTCGGTCTACGCCCTGACCTACCTGGCTTCGGTGGTCGGCGCTCCCGAATGGATCGGGCTCACCGGGATCATGATCGGCAACTTCCTCAAGCTGCTGACGATCCCGGTCGCGGGCTGGCTCTCGGACCGGTTCGGCAGACGGCCGGTGTTCCTCAGTGGAGCCATCGGCGCGGCCGTGCTCATCTACCCGTTCTTCTTCCTGCTCAACACCGGAACCCCGGTGCTGGTCTGGATCGGGCTCGTGCTCATCTTCACGCTGTGCAACGACGCGATGCTCGCCGCGCAGTCGGGCTTCATGTCCGAACTGTTCGACGTGCGCTACCGCTACACCGGTGTGACGTTCAGCAGGGAGATCACCGGCGCGCTCGTCGGCGGCACGCTGCCCTTCGTCGCCGCCGCGCTGACCGAGGTGGCGGGCGGAGCCTACTGGCTCGTCGCGCTCTACTGCCTCGTGCTGATGGCGCTGGCCGCGCTCGGCATGTTCCTGCTGCCGGAGACGCGCGCGCTCGTGGCGCCGCGAACCGCGGCCGCGCGGGAGGAGCGGTGA
- a CDS encoding LacI family DNA-binding transcriptional regulator: MTGRTSKQQGRPRRQSGDVRLADVAAAARVSAPLASRILNADPLVRATPETKARVLEAAEQLGYVPNIAAKTLRQRRTGLLGLVVHNLSSPIYLDLLQGARTEAAANNYFLVLGDVDELLTDEEAYRILVNGKRVDGLIVQGGHGEFDQHIAEIARALPTVIVNAPPKLTGTVAPLVAPDEGAATRMLTEYLLALGHTRIGLISGPYESPTNVLRTNGVREALAEAGAILREEDTVHLTWSAEAGRAGLRELATRWDGPGDRPTALIGGNSLIGIGMLRAAAELDIAVPAELSIAAVHDTWISEHLVPSLTTVSLPLREMGETAVRLLLSEPPRARQTIISDPPPRLHVRASTAAPG, from the coding sequence ATGACGGGACGCACTTCGAAGCAACAGGGCAGGCCGCGACGGCAGAGCGGCGACGTCCGGCTCGCCGACGTCGCCGCCGCCGCGCGGGTTTCCGCTCCGCTGGCATCCCGCATTCTCAACGCCGATCCGTTGGTCAGGGCCACCCCGGAGACCAAGGCACGGGTTCTCGAAGCCGCCGAGCAACTCGGCTACGTTCCCAACATCGCCGCGAAAACCCTCCGCCAGCGGCGGACGGGCCTGCTCGGTCTCGTCGTGCACAACCTGTCCAGTCCCATCTATCTCGACCTGCTACAGGGCGCGCGCACCGAGGCCGCCGCGAACAACTACTTCCTCGTGCTCGGCGACGTCGACGAACTGCTCACCGACGAGGAGGCATACCGGATCCTCGTCAACGGCAAACGGGTCGACGGGCTGATCGTCCAGGGTGGGCACGGCGAATTCGATCAGCACATCGCGGAGATCGCCCGCGCGCTGCCGACCGTCATCGTCAACGCGCCGCCGAAGCTGACCGGCACCGTCGCCCCGCTCGTGGCTCCCGACGAGGGTGCCGCGACGAGGATGCTCACCGAGTACCTGCTGGCGCTCGGGCACACCAGGATCGGGCTCATCTCGGGGCCTTACGAGTCGCCGACGAACGTGCTCAGGACCAACGGCGTGCGCGAAGCGCTCGCCGAGGCCGGGGCGATCCTGCGCGAGGAGGACACCGTCCATCTCACGTGGTCGGCCGAGGCGGGCAGGGCCGGGCTGCGCGAGCTGGCCACCCGGTGGGACGGCCCTGGTGACCGGCCCACCGCGCTCATCGGCGGAAACTCGCTCATCGGTATCGGGATGCTCAGGGCAGCCGCCGAACTGGACATCGCGGTGCCCGCCGAGCTGTCGATCGCCGCCGTGCACGACACCTGGATCAGCGAGCATCTCGTGCCGTCGCTGACCACGGTCAGCCTGCCACTGCGGGAAATGGGCGAGACCGCCGTCCGGTTGCTCCTGTCCGAACCGCCACGAGCGCGGCAGACGATCATCTCCGACCCGCCGCCGCGACTGCACGTGCGAGCATCGACCGCCGCGCCCGGCTAG
- a CDS encoding Nramp family divalent metal transporter, with the protein MIAPETQTGVAPVPQGVRGYLRALGPGIVMALAWMSAGDLVSSSVSGADYGYALMWALVLSLLARYVFVSAIAKYVLCNNSSSSSIMAGFARIWRPLPAIVGLCAFVLGFGYATYIIKGAGTAFYNLIGRPGDSEWGVFYSAAALVGVTLVLLFKHRQYATFEFIARAAAVILVCSFGSVALIQGFDPVNFLEGLTFQVPETTGGIESVVIVAALIGGVGGSTTNLMYNYFLQDKGWLTPRHRKIQLVDLGVGMLVILVINLAIWVTAAETSVAGSALDDVNALAMLLGSTIGPIGQVLFWLGLFFITFTTFPAYSYGQTKLLMDGVANTFRARGAESEVASEDFEKKPAFRWLQGVFLLVLPLTFSLPVMPSFVELTILVNALAALAGPVIIVGIFVLTTSKKYMQRRYVNRWWETVALLVVGGVGLWASYQAIAGIL; encoded by the coding sequence GTGATAGCCCCTGAAACACAAACCGGTGTGGCCCCAGTACCTCAAGGTGTAAGAGGCTATCTGCGCGCATTGGGACCCGGCATCGTGATGGCACTGGCATGGATGAGCGCGGGTGACCTCGTCTCGTCGTCGGTGTCCGGCGCCGACTACGGCTACGCGCTGATGTGGGCGCTGGTTCTGTCCCTGCTCGCGCGCTACGTTTTCGTTTCCGCGATCGCCAAGTACGTCTTGTGCAACAACAGTTCGAGCAGCTCCATCATGGCTGGGTTCGCCAGGATCTGGCGGCCGCTCCCGGCCATCGTGGGGCTCTGCGCGTTCGTCCTCGGCTTCGGGTACGCGACCTACATCATCAAGGGCGCCGGTACCGCCTTCTACAATCTGATCGGCAGGCCAGGCGATTCCGAATGGGGCGTCTTCTATTCCGCGGCGGCACTCGTCGGCGTCACGCTGGTACTGCTGTTCAAACACCGGCAGTACGCGACGTTCGAGTTCATCGCCCGTGCCGCCGCCGTCATCCTGGTGTGCAGTTTCGGCTCCGTCGCGCTGATCCAGGGGTTCGACCCGGTGAACTTCCTTGAGGGACTGACCTTCCAGGTGCCGGAAACGACCGGCGGCATCGAGAGCGTCGTCATCGTGGCCGCGCTGATCGGCGGGGTCGGCGGGTCGACGACCAACCTGATGTACAACTACTTCCTACAGGACAAGGGCTGGCTGACCCCACGGCATCGCAAGATCCAGCTGGTGGACCTCGGCGTCGGCATGCTCGTGATCCTCGTCATCAACCTCGCGATCTGGGTGACGGCCGCGGAAACGAGTGTCGCGGGCAGCGCGCTCGACGACGTGAACGCCCTCGCGATGCTGCTGGGCAGCACGATCGGCCCGATAGGGCAGGTTCTGTTCTGGCTCGGCCTGTTCTTCATCACCTTCACCACGTTCCCCGCGTATTCCTACGGTCAGACGAAGCTGCTGATGGACGGGGTGGCCAACACCTTCCGCGCCCGCGGAGCCGAGTCCGAAGTGGCCAGTGAGGATTTCGAGAAGAAGCCGGCTTTCCGCTGGCTTCAGGGAGTTTTCCTGCTGGTGCTCCCGCTGACCTTCTCCCTGCCCGTCATGCCGTCCTTTGTAGAACTCACGATCCTGGTCAACGCGCTTGCCGCGCTCGCGGGACCGGTCATCATCGTCGGCATCTTCGTGCTGACCACGAGCAAGAAGTACATGCAGCGGCGATACGTCAACCGGTGGTGGGAGACCGTGGCGCTGCTCGTCGTCGGGGGCGTCGGCCTCTGGGCTTCCTACCAGGCCATCGCCGGAATACTGTGA
- a CDS encoding GntR family transcriptional regulator, with protein MTSRERDDNGGTRKYEAIRQELRARILSGRYQPGDPIPERVVADELAVSRVPVREALRQLERDGLVSIIAQRGAHVREFSAENMQSLYQAREALEGMAARLAAERVGETYLAPFMEKFTGLADGSIDMDPTEAAELGNEFHEAIARGSRNASVIELLATIHDRVRLCRRLAYGHASPAWSRRAAEEHLAIATAISDGDADLAERAMREHVSTWARFLQSRLAGDSPRPDFTEAG; from the coding sequence ATGACCTCGCGGGAACGCGACGACAACGGCGGTACGCGCAAATACGAGGCGATCCGCCAGGAGCTGCGAGCACGGATCTTGAGCGGCCGCTACCAGCCTGGCGACCCCATTCCGGAACGCGTGGTCGCCGACGAACTCGCGGTGAGCCGGGTACCGGTCCGCGAGGCGCTGCGGCAACTCGAACGCGACGGCCTCGTCTCGATCATCGCCCAGCGCGGCGCGCACGTGCGCGAGTTCAGCGCCGAGAACATGCAAAGCCTTTACCAGGCACGCGAAGCACTGGAGGGAATGGCGGCACGGCTGGCCGCCGAACGGGTCGGCGAAACCTACCTCGCCCCCTTCATGGAGAAGTTCACCGGCCTCGCCGACGGATCGATCGACATGGACCCCACGGAGGCGGCCGAACTGGGCAACGAGTTCCACGAGGCCATCGCCAGAGGCAGCAGGAACGCCTCCGTCATCGAACTGCTCGCGACCATCCACGATCGCGTGCGGCTGTGCCGTCGCCTCGCCTACGGGCACGCGTCACCAGCTTGGTCGCGGCGAGCGGCCGAAGAGCACCTCGCCATCGCCACCGCCATCAGTGACGGCGATGCCGATCTCGCCGAACGCGCCATGCGCGAGCACGTGTCGACCTGGGCCCGCTTCCTGCAATCGCGTCTGGCAGGCGACAGCCCGCGCCCCGACTTCACCGAGGCGGGCTGA
- a CDS encoding FAD-dependent oxidoreductase, with amino-acid sequence MEHLGDYDTIVVGAGVTGIVASVAAARAGARVLLVESSGILGGLITGGRLTKPTGIVQPGVYLELIERAAAYGGADPNVQASHWGTYSGVFDTEVMQRVIIETIEEAGVEVLLFAHVTGAIKEGDRVRGIELHTKAGPQLATATTVIDASGDGDLAALAGVDFMYGRPEDGHVQPMTSYFRILNVRFSELAQDCRDHPADMRELVIPDGADQNNDDYVLKFYMAGFEQRIADARADGFDWIIPKTHLHMKAGLLPGELNVNATRVQGNALDPWTRTKAAIEVRKQAYCAFDFLRKYVRGMESAIFLDVAPVLGVRETRRIEGDYVLTENDVRSEARFADAIGLSNAPLDIHEPGGEGGAMIGVNSGYGIPYRCLLPRGVEGLLIAGRCLSVDSGAFASTRNTPACAITAQAAGIAAAECARRNITPRELPADIVQKALSEIGTSLGDGA; translated from the coding sequence ATGGAACATCTTGGTGACTACGACACCATCGTCGTAGGTGCGGGAGTAACCGGAATCGTCGCCTCCGTCGCCGCGGCCCGCGCCGGAGCCCGCGTATTGCTCGTGGAAAGCAGCGGAATACTGGGGGGCCTGATCACCGGTGGCAGGCTCACCAAGCCGACCGGCATCGTGCAACCAGGCGTGTATCTCGAATTGATCGAGCGCGCCGCGGCATACGGCGGCGCCGATCCCAATGTCCAAGCCTCCCACTGGGGCACCTACAGCGGGGTTTTCGACACCGAGGTGATGCAGCGGGTCATCATCGAGACCATCGAGGAGGCCGGAGTCGAGGTCCTGCTCTTCGCCCACGTCACCGGTGCGATCAAGGAGGGCGACCGGGTTCGCGGGATCGAACTGCACACCAAGGCCGGACCACAGTTGGCCACCGCGACGACGGTGATCGACGCGAGCGGCGACGGTGACCTCGCCGCGCTGGCGGGGGTCGATTTCATGTACGGCCGCCCGGAAGACGGGCACGTGCAGCCGATGACGAGCTACTTCCGGATCCTGAACGTCCGGTTCTCCGAACTGGCTCAGGATTGCCGTGACCATCCCGCCGACATGCGCGAGCTGGTGATCCCCGACGGCGCCGACCAGAACAACGACGACTACGTGCTCAAGTTCTACATGGCGGGCTTCGAGCAGCGCATCGCCGACGCCCGAGCGGACGGGTTCGACTGGATCATTCCCAAGACTCACCTGCACATGAAAGCCGGGCTGCTGCCTGGCGAGCTCAATGTGAACGCGACCAGGGTCCAGGGCAACGCGCTCGATCCGTGGACCCGCACCAAGGCTGCCATCGAGGTGCGCAAGCAAGCCTATTGCGCGTTCGACTTCCTGCGGAAATACGTGCGCGGCATGGAATCGGCGATCTTCCTCGATGTCGCGCCGGTTCTCGGTGTTCGCGAAACCCGTCGCATCGAGGGCGACTACGTGCTCACCGAAAACGACGTGCGCTCGGAAGCCCGGTTCGCCGACGCCATCGGATTGTCCAACGCCCCACTGGACATTCACGAGCCGGGCGGTGAGGGCGGCGCCATGATCGGCGTCAACAGCGGATACGGAATTCCCTATCGCTGCCTGCTGCCTCGTGGTGTCGAGGGCTTGCTGATCGCGGGCCGCTGCCTTTCCGTCGACTCCGGCGCGTTCGCCTCGACCCGTAACACGCCCGCGTGCGCGATCACGGCGCAAGCGGCCGGAATCGCCGCCGCCGAATGCGCGCGCAGGAACATCACCCCACGGGAACTACCCGCCGACATCGTCCAAAAAGCACTGTCCGAGATCGGGACCTCGCTCGGCGACGGCGCCTGA
- a CDS encoding LysR family transcriptional regulator — protein MRVERVRYFLAAIETGSLRAAAARCEVSQPSVGQQIAALEEELDVVLLTRGKHGVRPTAAGQALLEPLRRLVAAEEELRESAMAADGAYHGKVRIGAVSVTAETIVAPVVGRLRERHAGLRFTVREGGSAEVERAVLDGELDFAVVTVPVSPAAPGLRRVPLVSAPMGIYAPGDHPLAGREHLYWRDLETWPIVTMRNGTTLWELLHQQVSNPDIVVEAMSARSLKVMVAESAGLGVLAKFETSADIPGLVWIPLRDAAPVRICLTRRKHTRPSRAANIVAQLIRAKAEELSA, from the coding sequence GTGCGGGTTGAGCGAGTGCGGTATTTCCTGGCCGCCATCGAGACCGGGTCGCTGCGGGCCGCGGCGGCCCGCTGCGAGGTCAGCCAGCCGAGCGTCGGCCAGCAGATCGCCGCGCTGGAAGAAGAACTCGACGTGGTGCTGCTGACGCGCGGCAAGCACGGCGTGCGGCCGACGGCGGCGGGCCAGGCACTGCTCGAACCGCTACGACGGCTCGTCGCGGCCGAGGAGGAGCTGCGCGAATCGGCCATGGCCGCCGACGGCGCCTATCACGGCAAAGTCCGGATCGGGGCGGTCTCGGTGACAGCGGAGACCATCGTCGCGCCGGTCGTGGGCAGGCTGCGCGAGCGGCACGCGGGCCTGCGGTTCACCGTGCGCGAAGGGGGTTCAGCCGAGGTCGAGCGCGCCGTGCTCGACGGCGAACTGGATTTCGCGGTCGTGACCGTTCCGGTGAGTCCCGCCGCGCCTGGCCTGCGGCGCGTGCCGCTCGTCTCGGCACCGATGGGAATCTACGCGCCCGGCGATCACCCGCTCGCCGGGCGCGAGCACCTGTACTGGCGCGACCTGGAGACCTGGCCGATCGTCACCATGCGCAACGGCACCACGCTGTGGGAGTTGCTGCACCAGCAGGTGAGCAATCCCGACATCGTCGTCGAGGCGATGTCGGCACGCAGCCTCAAGGTGATGGTCGCAGAGAGCGCGGGTCTCGGCGTCCTCGCCAAGTTCGAGACCTCTGCCGACATCCCGGGTCTGGTGTGGATTCCGCTGCGCGACGCTGCGCCCGTGCGGATCTGCCTCACCCGCCGCAAGCACACGCGGCCCTCAAGGGCGGCGAACATCGTCGCTCAGCTCATCCGCGCCAAGGCGGAAGAGCTGAGCGCCTAG